One genomic window of Candidatus Pseudobacter hemicellulosilyticus includes the following:
- a CDS encoding T9SS type A sorting domain-containing protein, which yields MKKFTLIALLSLSFFQLLAQAPSISRFTPTAANRGMTVNIFGVRFTGATAVRFGGTQAASFTVLTDTSIRAVVAGGASGQVQVTTASGTGSRVGFNFVLTAGVITDFGGFWNASGVIPNETLVDSSHNLLAFTYNDVVYSTGVNNGILNSHSITYVEGSWRALPVAGVSGNNDSTRSTYIALASKVDGSASVAIPANVRDKTIKSVLVDGSNGLDLGTGVTNLPGTAQFQFPIDNFNADKITDAEPDILLTQIASPSAGNDVFSFVNASGTVVGNTVTQDMTQLPRLGSYMLDLFRLPHNAPYNSATVYNTAMANVTRDIRIVAFRLSDFGITPGNISQVRSMRVSPSGNSDYAFIAYNASTLNIPPTIAQDSSRSHTRICAGATADMTVIATAASGGALAYSWEQSTNNGSTWTAVTDGGAYSGSTTSTLAVVGPANNTQFRATVIESGNGTPVTSNAFSITVTSSTPPATVSVAGGGAACLNVPVQLTPTVSGSGPYFYQWQGNATGSFQDIPDANLETYTPPVNQTGSTAYRLLVSGAKGCPATTSGNNATVTITGISSTTGAERCGPGSVTLSATATSGTINWFAAEAGGSSLQTGASYPTSSISNTQTYYVASSGCASALRVPVTATIHPPSAGGALSGDTSVVTGTNTATLSLADYTGSILNWQSSTDNFSSLINDVPETGPQLTVSDLTSTTQYRALVQSGNCAGAFSTLATVTVVPGSLPIDNTSLRASRQSGGVLIEWTAYDQQNTRQFEIERSTDGWNFTGIGQLPQTGSTTARVEYRWLDTDPQPGVEYYRVREWLLSGASAVSSIVKVDIPATGSAIRLYPNPVTNGTAVLHFQQMEAGNYRVQVYNSVGQQLTSQTLRHGGGSLTHQLPLDNRFQGGLYKVAIISPSGKTTGFNLLVIKK from the coding sequence ATGAAGAAATTTACACTCATTGCCTTATTGTCCCTTTCCTTTTTTCAACTCCTGGCACAGGCACCTTCCATTTCCCGTTTTACACCTACAGCAGCTAACCGCGGCATGACCGTCAATATTTTTGGCGTCCGCTTTACCGGCGCCACAGCTGTTCGGTTTGGCGGTACACAGGCCGCCTCTTTTACCGTACTGACAGACACCTCCATCAGGGCCGTAGTGGCCGGTGGCGCTTCCGGCCAGGTGCAGGTGACCACGGCCAGCGGTACAGGCTCCCGGGTTGGTTTTAATTTTGTCCTCACTGCCGGCGTGATCACTGATTTTGGCGGCTTCTGGAATGCCTCCGGCGTCATCCCCAATGAAACGCTTGTGGACAGTTCCCACAACCTGCTGGCATTTACTTACAATGATGTTGTTTATTCCACCGGCGTCAACAATGGCATCCTGAACAGCCATAGCATTACCTATGTGGAAGGCAGCTGGCGGGCACTGCCGGTGGCCGGCGTTTCCGGGAACAATGACAGCACAAGGTCCACCTATATAGCGCTGGCCAGCAAAGTGGATGGCTCAGCCAGTGTGGCCATACCGGCCAATGTGCGTGACAAGACCATCAAATCCGTACTGGTGGATGGCTCCAACGGACTTGACCTCGGCACAGGCGTCACCAACCTGCCGGGTACCGCCCAGTTCCAGTTTCCCATAGATAATTTCAATGCAGACAAGATCACCGATGCCGAACCCGATATCCTGCTCACCCAGATCGCCTCGCCCAGCGCCGGCAATGATGTGTTCAGTTTTGTGAATGCCAGCGGCACCGTGGTAGGCAATACAGTGACCCAGGATATGACCCAGCTGCCGCGACTGGGCAGTTATATGCTGGACCTTTTCCGCCTGCCGCACAATGCACCTTACAATTCAGCCACTGTCTATAACACGGCAATGGCCAATGTAACCCGCGATATCCGTATCGTGGCGTTCCGGCTGTCCGACTTTGGCATTACTCCCGGAAACATCAGCCAGGTCAGGTCCATGCGCGTATCTCCCAGCGGCAACAGCGACTATGCCTTTATTGCCTACAATGCCTCCACCCTCAATATTCCACCCACCATTGCGCAGGACTCTTCCCGCTCCCATACGCGGATCTGTGCCGGCGCAACGGCGGATATGACCGTCATTGCCACAGCTGCATCAGGCGGCGCCCTCGCCTACAGCTGGGAGCAGTCTACCAATAATGGCAGTACCTGGACGGCAGTCACCGATGGCGGCGCCTACTCCGGCTCCACCACCAGTACCCTGGCCGTGGTTGGACCAGCCAATAACACGCAATTCAGGGCTACCGTTATTGAAAGCGGCAATGGCACCCCTGTTACCAGCAACGCATTTTCTATCACCGTCACCAGCAGCACCCCACCGGCTACCGTAAGTGTAGCCGGTGGCGGGGCTGCCTGTCTGAACGTACCTGTTCAACTGACACCCACAGTCAGTGGCAGCGGTCCTTATTTTTACCAGTGGCAGGGCAATGCTACCGGCAGCTTCCAGGATATCCCTGATGCCAACCTGGAAACCTATACACCACCAGTTAACCAGACAGGCTCCACTGCTTACCGGCTCCTTGTTTCCGGAGCCAAAGGCTGTCCCGCCACCACTTCCGGCAACAACGCCACAGTGACTATCACCGGGATATCCTCCACTACCGGCGCAGAAAGATGCGGACCAGGCAGCGTAACGCTCTCCGCCACTGCTACCTCCGGCACCATTAACTGGTTTGCGGCAGAAGCAGGCGGTTCCTCACTGCAGACCGGCGCCAGCTATCCTACGTCCTCCATCAGCAATACACAGACTTATTATGTTGCCAGCAGCGGATGCGCCAGCGCCCTGCGCGTACCTGTTACCGCCACCATCCACCCGCCCAGCGCAGGCGGCGCCCTGAGCGGTGATACCTCCGTTGTGACCGGCACCAATACTGCTACGCTGTCACTGGCGGACTATACCGGCTCTATCCTCAACTGGCAATCTTCTACCGATAATTTCAGCAGTCTCATTAACGATGTCCCCGAAACCGGGCCACAGTTGACGGTGAGCGACCTGACCTCTACCACCCAGTACCGGGCACTGGTACAAAGCGGCAATTGTGCAGGCGCTTTCTCCACCCTGGCCACCGTTACCGTTGTGCCCGGCAGCCTGCCTATTGACAATACCAGCTTAAGGGCCAGTCGCCAGTCCGGCGGCGTACTCATAGAATGGACGGCCTACGATCAGCAGAATACCCGGCAGTTTGAAATAGAGCGTTCCACAGACGGCTGGAATTTCACAGGCATAGGCCAGTTGCCCCAGACCGGCAGCACCACGGCCCGCGTGGAATACCGCTGGCTGGATACTGATCCGCAGCCCGGCGTAGAGTACTATCGTGTGCGGGAATGGCTGCTCAGCGGCGCTTCCGCCGTCAGCAGCATTGTGAAAGTAGATATCCCTGCCACAGGATCCGCCATCCGTCTCTATCCCAACCCGGTGACCAATGGCACAGCCGTACTGCATTTCCAGCAGATGGAAGCAGGCAATTACCGGGTACAGGTCTACAACAGCGTTGGCCAGCAGCTGACCAGCCAGACCCTGCGGCATGGGGGCGGCTCACTGACCCACCAGCTGCCACTGGACAACAGGTTCCAGGGCGGCCTGTACAAAGTGGCCATCATCAGTCCTTCAGGAAAAACAACCGGCTTCAATTTGCTGGTCATCAAAAAATAA